The Bubalus bubalis isolate 160015118507 breed Murrah chromosome 18, NDDB_SH_1, whole genome shotgun sequence genome contains a region encoding:
- the ZNF175 gene encoding zinc finger protein 175 isoform X2: MPTQLQAPGKSGVVSKRDQELKPRRDMLADMNLPQRPQVLGLEEQDVSCEGLVSFEDVTMDFSREEWQQLDPAQRHLYQDVMLEIYSHFFSVGYHIPNPEIIFRIEEGKEPWVRKTELPCQRYHEGEFGLETPQREISEEASFHNEMMGGVTRDGSWCSILEELWKHADQTKRDPKNQNKPSHQGAFFNKKTLNTERDCDYKYPGTVIQAKPHLVSSQKGPHKRCSVAKRLKPNLEAIHQNQSSTTKHLDDMVGSGQPVIHSSSSASCKNTHTGENFREGNTCTKAFSQKQLLTQHQVHTQEKPDKCTECGRDFTHKSHLLEQQRFHSVENLQECGKCGKAFSSQPKLGICVTDHTVNIPYICKECGKVFIQRPELVTHQKTHTRKKPHKCHECGKTFFQMLSLFRHQRTHTREKLYECGECGKGFSQNSTLSIHQKIHTGERQYVCSECGKAFTQKSTLSLHQRIHSGEKSYVCIECGQAFIQKAHLIVHQRSHTGEKPYQCHSCGKSFISKSQLDIHHRIHTGEKPYECSDCGKTFTQKSHLNIHQKIHTGERHHVCSECGKAFNQKSILSMHQRIHTGEKPYKCSDCGKAFTSKSQFREHQRIHTGEKPYVCAACGKAFNGRSNFHKHQMTHNRERTFACYKCGNTFVEKSELITHQRTHIGEKPYECCDCGKSFSRKPQLKVHQRIHTGERPYVCSKCGKSFNNRSNFNKHQTTHTRDKSYKSS; the protein is encoded by the exons ATGCCCACCCAGCTGCAGGCTCCTGGGAAGAGTGGAGTTGTCAGCAAGAGAGACCAAGAATTGAAGCCCAGAAGGGACATGCTTGCTGACATGAATTTGCCCCAGAGGCCCCAGGTCTTGGGTTTAGAGGAGCAGGATGTATCGTGTGAG GGGTTAGTGTCTTTTGAGGATGTGACCATGGACTTCAGCAGGGAGGAGTGGCAGCAACTGGACCCTGCCCAGAGACACCTGTATCAGGATGTGATGCTGGAGATCTACAGCCACTTTTTCTCTGTGG GGTATcacattcccaacccagagatcattTTCAGGATTGAAGAAGGAAAGGAACCATGGGTGAGGAAGACTGAACTCCCATGTCAGAGGTATCATG AAGGGGAGTTTGGGCTTGAAACCCCACAACGGGAAATTTCTGAAGAAGCTTCATTTCACAATGAGATGATGGGTGGAGTCACAAGAGATGGTTCATGGTGTTCCATTTTAGAAGAACTATGGAAACATGCTGACCAAACAAAAAGGGAtcctaaaaatcaaaataaacctTCACATCAGGGGGCTTTCTTCAATAAGAAAACACTGAACACAGAGAGGGACTGTGACTACAAGTACCCTGGAACAGTCATTCAGGCAAAGCCCCACCTTGTTTCTTCACAAAAGGGACCTCATAAACGTTGCTCAGTTGCAAAAAGGTTGAAGCCTAACCTAGAAGCAATTCATCAAAATCAAAGCAGTACCACAAAACACCTTGATGATATGGTTGGATCTGGTCAGCCAGTTATCCATAGCTCTTCCAGTGCCAGCTGCAAGAATACTCACACAGGAGAGAACTTCCGTGAAGGTAATACATGTACAAAAGCCTTCAGCCAGAAACAGTTACTCACACAGCATCAAGTTCATACTCAGGAAAAACCAGATAAGTGTACTGAATGTGGGAGGGACTTCACCCACAAATCACACCTCCTTGAGCAACAGAGATTCCATAGTGTAGAAAACCTCCAGGAATGTGGtaaatgtgggaaagccttcagctCACAACCAAAACTCGGGATCTGTGTGACAGATCATACAGTTAACATACCATATATatgtaaggaatgtggaaaaGTCTTCATTCAGAGGCCAGAATTGGTTACACACCAGAAAACTCATACTAGAAAGAAGCCCCATAAATGCCATGAATGTGGAAAAACTTTCTTCCAGATGTTATCTCTCTTCAGACATCAGAGAACTCATACAAGAGAAAAACTCTATGAATGCGGTGAATGTGGGAAAGGCTTCTCCCAGAATTCAACTCTTAGTATACATCAGAAAATCCACACTGGCGAGCGACAGTATgtatgcagtgaatgtgggaaggccttcaCCCAGAAGTCAACACTCAGCTTGCACCAGAGAATCCATTCAGGGGAGAAGTCTTATGTGTGTATTGAATGCGGCCAGGCCTTTATCCAGAAGGCGCACCTGATTGTACATCAGAGAAgtcacactggagagaagccttatCAGTGTCACAGCTGTGGGAAATCCTTCATTTCCAAGTCACAACTTGATATACATCATCGAATCCACACTGGGGAGAAACCTTATGAATGCAGTGACTGTGGGAAAACCTTTACCCAAAAGTCACACCTCAACATACACCAGAaaattcacactggagaaagacACCACGTGTGCAGTGAATGCGGGAAGGCCTTCAACCAGAAGTCAATCCTCAGCATGCATCAGCGAATTCACACCGGAGAGAAGCCTTACAAATGCAGTGACTGTGGGAAGGCCTTTACTTCCAAGTCACAGTTCAGAGAGCATCAGCGGATCCATACGGGAGAGAAACCCTACGTATGTGCTGCATGTGGGAAGGCTTTCAATGGTAGATCAAATTTCCATAAACATCAGATGACTCACAATAGAGAGAGAACCTTTGCCTGTTACAAGTGTGGGAACACCTTCGTCGAGAAATCAGAGTTAATCACACATCAGAGAACACATattggagagaaaccttatgaatGCTGTGACTGCGGGAAATCCTTCAGTAGGAAACCACAACTCAAAGTGCATCAACGAATTCACACAGGAGAGAGACCTTATGTGTGTTCCAAGTGTGGGAAGAGCTTCAACAACAGGTCAAATTTTAATAAACACCAGACAACTCACACCAGAGATAAATCTTATAAAAGCAGTTAA
- the ZNF175 gene encoding zinc finger protein 175 isoform X1 — MLRISSVPPEPLGQATSRRLQDLPTQLRSTLPSSSDWSLLMPTQLQAPGKSGVVSKRDQELKPRRDMLADMNLPQRPQVLGLEEQDVSCEGLVSFEDVTMDFSREEWQQLDPAQRHLYQDVMLEIYSHFFSVGYHIPNPEIIFRIEEGKEPWVRKTELPCQRYHEGEFGLETPQREISEEASFHNEMMGGVTRDGSWCSILEELWKHADQTKRDPKNQNKPSHQGAFFNKKTLNTERDCDYKYPGTVIQAKPHLVSSQKGPHKRCSVAKRLKPNLEAIHQNQSSTTKHLDDMVGSGQPVIHSSSSASCKNTHTGENFREGNTCTKAFSQKQLLTQHQVHTQEKPDKCTECGRDFTHKSHLLEQQRFHSVENLQECGKCGKAFSSQPKLGICVTDHTVNIPYICKECGKVFIQRPELVTHQKTHTRKKPHKCHECGKTFFQMLSLFRHQRTHTREKLYECGECGKGFSQNSTLSIHQKIHTGERQYVCSECGKAFTQKSTLSLHQRIHSGEKSYVCIECGQAFIQKAHLIVHQRSHTGEKPYQCHSCGKSFISKSQLDIHHRIHTGEKPYECSDCGKTFTQKSHLNIHQKIHTGERHHVCSECGKAFNQKSILSMHQRIHTGEKPYKCSDCGKAFTSKSQFREHQRIHTGEKPYVCAACGKAFNGRSNFHKHQMTHNRERTFACYKCGNTFVEKSELITHQRTHIGEKPYECCDCGKSFSRKPQLKVHQRIHTGERPYVCSKCGKSFNNRSNFNKHQTTHTRDKSYKSS, encoded by the exons ATGCTGAG GATTTCCAGTGTCCCTCCAGAGCCCCTGGGTCAGGCCACATCACGGAGACTGCAGGATCTCCCTACACAGCTCAGGTCGACTCTTCCCAGCAGCTCTGATTGGAGCCTTCTGATGCCCACCCAGCTGCAGGCTCCTGGGAAGAGTGGAGTTGTCAGCAAGAGAGACCAAGAATTGAAGCCCAGAAGGGACATGCTTGCTGACATGAATTTGCCCCAGAGGCCCCAGGTCTTGGGTTTAGAGGAGCAGGATGTATCGTGTGAG GGGTTAGTGTCTTTTGAGGATGTGACCATGGACTTCAGCAGGGAGGAGTGGCAGCAACTGGACCCTGCCCAGAGACACCTGTATCAGGATGTGATGCTGGAGATCTACAGCCACTTTTTCTCTGTGG GGTATcacattcccaacccagagatcattTTCAGGATTGAAGAAGGAAAGGAACCATGGGTGAGGAAGACTGAACTCCCATGTCAGAGGTATCATG AAGGGGAGTTTGGGCTTGAAACCCCACAACGGGAAATTTCTGAAGAAGCTTCATTTCACAATGAGATGATGGGTGGAGTCACAAGAGATGGTTCATGGTGTTCCATTTTAGAAGAACTATGGAAACATGCTGACCAAACAAAAAGGGAtcctaaaaatcaaaataaacctTCACATCAGGGGGCTTTCTTCAATAAGAAAACACTGAACACAGAGAGGGACTGTGACTACAAGTACCCTGGAACAGTCATTCAGGCAAAGCCCCACCTTGTTTCTTCACAAAAGGGACCTCATAAACGTTGCTCAGTTGCAAAAAGGTTGAAGCCTAACCTAGAAGCAATTCATCAAAATCAAAGCAGTACCACAAAACACCTTGATGATATGGTTGGATCTGGTCAGCCAGTTATCCATAGCTCTTCCAGTGCCAGCTGCAAGAATACTCACACAGGAGAGAACTTCCGTGAAGGTAATACATGTACAAAAGCCTTCAGCCAGAAACAGTTACTCACACAGCATCAAGTTCATACTCAGGAAAAACCAGATAAGTGTACTGAATGTGGGAGGGACTTCACCCACAAATCACACCTCCTTGAGCAACAGAGATTCCATAGTGTAGAAAACCTCCAGGAATGTGGtaaatgtgggaaagccttcagctCACAACCAAAACTCGGGATCTGTGTGACAGATCATACAGTTAACATACCATATATatgtaaggaatgtggaaaaGTCTTCATTCAGAGGCCAGAATTGGTTACACACCAGAAAACTCATACTAGAAAGAAGCCCCATAAATGCCATGAATGTGGAAAAACTTTCTTCCAGATGTTATCTCTCTTCAGACATCAGAGAACTCATACAAGAGAAAAACTCTATGAATGCGGTGAATGTGGGAAAGGCTTCTCCCAGAATTCAACTCTTAGTATACATCAGAAAATCCACACTGGCGAGCGACAGTATgtatgcagtgaatgtgggaaggccttcaCCCAGAAGTCAACACTCAGCTTGCACCAGAGAATCCATTCAGGGGAGAAGTCTTATGTGTGTATTGAATGCGGCCAGGCCTTTATCCAGAAGGCGCACCTGATTGTACATCAGAGAAgtcacactggagagaagccttatCAGTGTCACAGCTGTGGGAAATCCTTCATTTCCAAGTCACAACTTGATATACATCATCGAATCCACACTGGGGAGAAACCTTATGAATGCAGTGACTGTGGGAAAACCTTTACCCAAAAGTCACACCTCAACATACACCAGAaaattcacactggagaaagacACCACGTGTGCAGTGAATGCGGGAAGGCCTTCAACCAGAAGTCAATCCTCAGCATGCATCAGCGAATTCACACCGGAGAGAAGCCTTACAAATGCAGTGACTGTGGGAAGGCCTTTACTTCCAAGTCACAGTTCAGAGAGCATCAGCGGATCCATACGGGAGAGAAACCCTACGTATGTGCTGCATGTGGGAAGGCTTTCAATGGTAGATCAAATTTCCATAAACATCAGATGACTCACAATAGAGAGAGAACCTTTGCCTGTTACAAGTGTGGGAACACCTTCGTCGAGAAATCAGAGTTAATCACACATCAGAGAACACATattggagagaaaccttatgaatGCTGTGACTGCGGGAAATCCTTCAGTAGGAAACCACAACTCAAAGTGCATCAACGAATTCACACAGGAGAGAGACCTTATGTGTGTTCCAAGTGTGGGAAGAGCTTCAACAACAGGTCAAATTTTAATAAACACCAGACAACTCACACCAGAGATAAATCTTATAAAAGCAGTTAA